Proteins encoded within one genomic window of Neoarius graeffei isolate fNeoGra1 chromosome 18, fNeoGra1.pri, whole genome shotgun sequence:
- the LOC132865885 gene encoding histone H1-like translates to MAEVAPAAAPAKAPKKKAASKSKKSGPSVGELIIKAVSASQERSGVSLSALKKALQAAGYDVEKNNSRVNIAVRNLVRKSVLVQTKGTGASGSFKLNKTQTEGKKTAKKAAPKARKAAAKKPTAAKKPKKIAAKKPAAKKAKKPAAAKKSTKSPKKAKKPSTPKKAAKSAKKTKTVKPKTAKAKKAAPKKK, encoded by the coding sequence ATGGCAGAAGTCGCTCCCGCCGCCGCGCCGGCCAAAGCGCCCAAGAAGAAAGCAGCTTCAAAAAGCAAGAAATCAGGCCCGAGCGTCGGCGAGCTCATCATCAAAGCGGTTTCTGCGTCGCAGGAGAGGAGCGGCGTGTCCCTCTCCGCTTTGAAGAAAGCTTTACAGGCCGCCGGATACGATGTGGAGAAGAACAACTCCCGCGTCAACATCGCCGTCAGGAACCTTGTGAGGAAAAGCGTCCTGGTGCAGACCAAAGGGACCGGTGCGTCTGGCTCTTTCAAGCTGAACAAGACGCAGACCGAAGGCAAGAAGACCGCCAAGAAAGCCGCGCCCAAAGCCAGAAAGGCGGCCGCCAAAAAACCCACCGCGGCTAAGAAGCCCAAGAAGATAGCGGCCAAGAAACCCGCCGCCAAGAAGGCGAAGAAGCCCGCCGCCGCCAAGAAATCCACCAAGAGCCCGAAGAAGGCGAAAAAACCGTCGACCCCCAAAAAGGCTGCCAAGAGCGCGAAGAAGACAAAAACTGTAAAGCCCAAAACGGCCAAGGCAAAAAAGGCGGCCCCCAAAAAGAAGTGA
- the LOC132865897 gene encoding histone H2A, whose amino-acid sequence MSGRGKTGGKAKAKPKTRSSRAGLQFPVGRVHRLLRKGNYAERVGAGAPVYLAAVLEYLTAEILELAGNAARDNKKTRIIPRHLQLAVRNDEELNKLLGGVTIAQGGVLPNIQAVLLPKKTEKAVKAK is encoded by the coding sequence ATGAGCGGAAGAGGAAAGACCGGTGGTAAGGCTAAAGCTAAACCTAAAACTCGTTCATCCAGAGCCGGACTCCAGTTTCCCGTGGGCCGTGTCCACAGGCTCCTGCGGAAAGGCAACTATGCCGAGCGTGTCGGCGCCGGCGCTCCAGTTTATCTGGCCGCCGTGCTGGAGTACCTGACTGCTGAGATCCTGGAGTTGGCCGGTAACGCCGCTCGTGACAACAAGAAGACTCGCATCATTCCCCGCCACTTACAGCTCGCTGTGCGCAACGACGAGGAGCTGAACAAACTGCTCGGCGGAGTGACCATCGCTCAGGGTGGTGTGCTGCCGAACATTCAGGCGGTGCTTTTGCCCAAAAAGACCGAGAAGGCCGTCAAGGCTAAATAA
- the LOC132865891 gene encoding histone H3: MARTKQTARKSTGGKAPRKQLATKAARKSAPATGGVKKPHRYRPGTVALREIRRYQKSTELLIRKLPFQRLVREIAQDFKTDLRFQSSAVMALQEASEAYLVGLFEDTNLCAIHAKRVTIMPKDIQLARRIRGERA, translated from the coding sequence ATGGCAAGAACCAAGCAGACGGCCCGTAAATCCACTGGTGGTAAGGCGCCGAGAAAGCAGCTCGCCACGAAGGCTGCCCGTAAGAGCGCCCCCGCTACCGGCGGCGTGAAGAAGCCTCACCGTTACAGGCCCGGCACCGTGGCTCTGAGGGAGATCCGCCGTTATCAGAAATCTACTGAGCTGCTCATCCGTAAGCTGCCCTTCCAGCGCCTGGTAAGAGAAATCGCTCAGGACTTTAAGACCGATTTGCGCTTCCAGAGCTCGGCTGTCATGGCACTGCAGGAGGCGAGCGAGGCATACTTGGTCGGCCTGTTCGAGGACACTAATCTGTGTGCCATCCACGCCAAGAGAGTGACCATCATGCCCAAGGACATTCAGCTGGCACGCCGTATTCGCGGAGAGCGCGCTTAA
- the LOC132865910 gene encoding histone H2B-like, with translation MPEPPKSAPKKGSKKAVTKAAGKGGKKRRKSRRESYAIYVYKVLKQVHPDTGISSKAMGIMNSFVNDIFERIAGESSRLAHYNKRSTITSREIQTAVRLLLPGELAKHAVSEGTKAVTKYTSSK, from the coding sequence ATGCCCGAGCCACCTAAAAGCGCGCCCAAGAAGGGCTCCAAGAAAGCCGTGACCAAGGCGGCTGGTAAAGGAGGCAAGAAGCGCAGAAAGTCCAGGAGGGAGAGCTACGCTATCTACGTGTACAAGGTTCTGAAGCAGGTTCATCCCGACACCGGCATCTCGTCTAAGGCTATGGGCATCATGAACTCCTTCGTCAATGACATTTTCGAGCGTATCGCCGGTGAGTCCTCTCGTCTGGCTCACTACAACAAGCGCTCCACCATCACCTCCAGAGAGATCCAGACCGCTGTGCGCCTTTTACTGCCTGGCGAGCTGGCCAAGCACGCCGTGTCTGAGGGCACAAAGGCCGTCACCAAGTACACCAGCTCCAAGTAA